DNA from Ruficoccus amylovorans:
ATGCCGCAACACCAGAACGAACCCACCCGCGATCCCATTGCCATGGTCGAGGAAGCGACCTTTGATTTCACCCTCGGTGACAACGACGAGGCCCTGCGCAAGCTGCGCCGAGCCCAGGAAATGGCGCCCGGCTGCTTCGAGGCCTGGCACGCGATGACCGAGGTCTATGTGTCCATGAAGGACTACGACCACGCGCTGGAGGCGGCCACCCGCGCCTTCGAGCTGCGCCCCGAGGACATCCACATCAACACCAGCCTCTCGCGAATCTGGATGCACAAGGGCGATAAACAGATGGCCGAGCACTTCGGGGCTAAGGCCCGCACGCTCGGCTGGAAGGAAGAATTGAATTCCGAGCCGGAGGAGGACTCGGGACTGGCCTGATTTTAGGGTTTCCATCGGCCCGGTTTGCCTTTCAGAATACCGGTTGATCAGTTGAGGACGTATCTGCACCGATTATGAGTAAAGCCACTTTCACCCTGGAGTTTGAAAAACCAATCCAGATCCTGCGCGACCAGCTTGAGGACCTGCGCAAGAGCTCCGTCGAGAGCAAGATGGATGTCGCTGCCGAAATCCAGGCCATCGAGGAGAAGATCACCGAGACCAAGAAGCGCATCCACGCTGAGCTGACGCCCTGGCAAAAGGTGCAGCTCGCCCGGCATCCGCAGCGACCCTATTCGCTGGACTACATCCGGCAGCTTTTCGAGGACTTTCAGGAACTCCACGGCGACCGGCAATTCCGCGACGACCGCGCCATTGTGGGCGGCACGGCGCTCTTTGACGGGCGTCCGGTTATGGTCATCGGTCAGCAGAAGGGCCGCTCGACCCGTGAGAACCTGGCCCGCAACTTCGGCTGCCCCAACCCCGAAGGCTACCGCAAGGCCCTGCGCCTGATGAAAATGGCCGAAAAGTTCGGCATGCCCGTTTTTTGCCTGATCGACACCCCCGGGGCCTATCCCGGCGTCGGGGCCGAGGAGCGCCATGTGGCCGAGGCCATCGCGGTCAACATCCGCGAGATGAGCAACCTGCGCGTGCCGATCATCGCCACCGTTATCGGCGAGGGCGGCTCCGGTGGGGCGCTCGGGATCGCTGTAGCCGACCGCGTGCTCATCCTCCAGAACGCCTACTACTCGGTTATTTCGCCCGAAGGCTGCGCGGCCATTTTGTGGAAGGACCGCTCGCACTCGGCCCGCGCGGCCGAGGCCCTCAAGATCACCGCAGACAAGCTGCTGGAACTGGGCATTGTGGACGAAATCGTCGATGAACCGCTCGGCGGCGCTCATACCGACCCCGAAGTGACGGGGGAAACGCTCCGCACGGTCCTCAAGCGCCATCTTGACGAGGTTCTCGGCCTGGGCGAGTCAAAGATGATCGACGCCCGCTACGAGAAGTTCCGCCGCATGGGCGTCTATCAAAACGCGTAAATTTCCGGACCAGACCAGCCTGCGCCCCGAGCGCTCGTTATAATGATTGGGGCAACGAAAGTGCAGCCTGCGGCTGCTGCGGGGTTTGGGGGCGCACAGCCCCCAAGTTTATCCATACCGGGTCCTCGACTACAGGGTGAGGGTGAGTCCGTCGTAGGCGAGGCGGACGGAGGCGGGGAGTTTGGCTTCCCAGGTATCGTGATCGACCTGGAAGGTCAGGTGGGTGAGCCAATTTTGGGGCGCGCCGATTTGGAGGGCGGCAGCGGTGGCTTCGTCGATGGTCATGTGGGTGGGGTGTTCGGTCGGGCGCAGGCCGTCGAGTACGACCGCATCGGCCCCGGCGGCGAGTTCGTAGGCGGCGGGAGTGAGTTCCTTGCAGTCGTTGAAGTAGGCAAATTTGCGCCCGGAGGATTTTTCCACGAAGACGAGCCCCAGCGTGTCGATGCTGCCGTGGGGCAGGAGGGTCGAGTAGATGTCGCCGCCGGGAGTCTCCAGTTTGTCGGGCATGGGCAGGGGGCGAAAGGCGGCGTAGCCCTTGCGGGCGGGTTTGTCACCGATGGCGTAGGGGAAGACCGAGCGCACGCGCCCGAGCCCTTCCTCGGAGCCGTAAACTTCGATCGCGCTGAAGTTGCGCAGGTCACAGAAGCGCCGCAGGTCGTCCATGCCCATGATGTGGTCGGCGTGGCCGTGGGTGAGGATAAAGGTGTCGATCTGGCGCAGGTCATGCCGCAGGCACTGGAGCCGGAATTCCGGTCCGGCGTCGATCTGGATGTGCCAGCCGTCCATGACAATGTGCATGGAACAGCGGGTGCGCCAGTTTTTCGGGTTGGTCAGGTCGCAGCCCTCGTTTTCATGTGCGATCATGGGCACGCCCTGCGAGGTGCCCGTTCCTAGAAAAGTAACTTCCATATGCCTGTTTCCATCAAATAACCGCCCCGCCCCTGACAAAAGCAAAAACCGCGCCGTTACCGGAGCTTAACCATTTTCGGGCGGAGGCTCAACGTTCCGGCGGTTGCGCACAGCGAGAATCTCTGTGCCCTCAGAGACTCCTCGGTGTGCGCTAATGACGCTGCGGGCGGATAAGGCGAAAAGTCCAGGCCAGCAGAAAGCAGACGGTGGCCACGAGCACGATGCACGCGCCGGAGGAGACATCGAAGTGGTACGAGAGCAGCAACCCGGAGAAACCCGCCACGATGGCCACGGCGGAAGCCAGCAGCATGATGCCCGAGACACTGCGCATGAGCAGGGCGGCGCAAGCCGCCGGCGTGATGAGCAGGGCAATGGTCAGCAGCGCGCCCACCACCTGCACGGCGGAGACCACGGCCAGCGAGGCCAGCAGGAGCACGAGCAGGCGCATGCGGTTGGGGTTGATGCCGATGACGCGGGCGTAGTCCGGGTCGAGGGAGGTCAGCTCCAGTTCCTTGTGCCAAAGCGTCAGCGCCACGATAATAATGACCGTGACCGCCCCGACCAGCGCGAGATCACCGGCGGTGACTCCGAGGATGCTTCCGAAGACGATAGCCTCGAAGTCCCGGTAAGAGCTGGCCATGCTCATCAAGAGGATCCCCAGCGCGAACATCCCGGCCAGCACAACGCCGATAGCGGTGTCTTCGCGCACGCGGCGGTGCGAGGAGAGGATGGCGACGCCGAGCGCCGTGGCCAGACTGGCCCCGAGCGCGCCGAGAAAAAGATTAAAGCCCTTTAAGAACGCGAAGGCCACCCCCGGCAAGATGGTGTGGCCGAGTGCCCCCCCGAGAAAGGCCATTCGCCGCAAAACGACGTAGGTGCCGACCAGCGCGCAGTTGAGCCCGGCCAGCAGCACGGCCACGAGGGCTTTTTGCAAAAAGGCGTACGAAAACGGTTCGGTCAGGAAATCCATGAGGGGGCGGGCGTTCAGTCG
Protein-coding regions in this window:
- a CDS encoding tetratricopeptide repeat protein, translated to MPQHQNEPTRDPIAMVEEATFDFTLGDNDEALRKLRRAQEMAPGCFEAWHAMTEVYVSMKDYDHALEAATRAFELRPEDIHINTSLSRIWMHKGDKQMAEHFGAKARTLGWKEELNSEPEEDSGLA
- a CDS encoding acetyl-CoA carboxylase carboxyltransferase subunit alpha, producing MSKATFTLEFEKPIQILRDQLEDLRKSSVESKMDVAAEIQAIEEKITETKKRIHAELTPWQKVQLARHPQRPYSLDYIRQLFEDFQELHGDRQFRDDRAIVGGTALFDGRPVMVIGQQKGRSTRENLARNFGCPNPEGYRKALRLMKMAEKFGMPVFCLIDTPGAYPGVGAEERHVAEAIAVNIREMSNLRVPIIATVIGEGGSGGALGIAVADRVLILQNAYYSVISPEGCAAILWKDRSHSARAAEALKITADKLLELGIVDEIVDEPLGGAHTDPEVTGETLRTVLKRHLDEVLGLGESKMIDARYEKFRRMGVYQNA
- a CDS encoding MBL fold metallo-hydrolase; amino-acid sequence: MEVTFLGTGTSQGVPMIAHENEGCDLTNPKNWRTRCSMHIVMDGWHIQIDAGPEFRLQCLRHDLRQIDTFILTHGHADHIMGMDDLRRFCDLRNFSAIEVYGSEEGLGRVRSVFPYAIGDKPARKGYAAFRPLPMPDKLETPGGDIYSTLLPHGSIDTLGLVFVEKSSGRKFAYFNDCKELTPAAYELAAGADAVVLDGLRPTEHPTHMTIDEATAAALQIGAPQNWLTHLTFQVDHDTWEAKLPASVRLAYDGLTLTL
- a CDS encoding metal ABC transporter permease, with amino-acid sequence MDFLTEPFSYAFLQKALVAVLLAGLNCALVGTYVVLRRMAFLGGALGHTILPGVAFAFLKGFNLFLGALGASLATALGVAILSSHRRVREDTAIGVVLAGMFALGILLMSMASSYRDFEAIVFGSILGVTAGDLALVGAVTVIIIVALTLWHKELELTSLDPDYARVIGINPNRMRLLVLLLASLAVVSAVQVVGALLTIALLITPAACAALLMRSVSGIMLLASAVAIVAGFSGLLLSYHFDVSSGACIVLVATVCFLLAWTFRLIRPQRH